The following proteins are co-located in the Paenibacillus sp. JNUCC32 genome:
- a CDS encoding NAD(P)/FAD-dependent oxidoreductase, translating to MLLTGGTTPWKYLNTEPVKKYPVLSDRLSCDVLVVGGGISGALMAYVLSVQGVDAILLEKSRVCEGSTSANTGLLQISNDCPLSNLIQHFGEDRGTAFYMMCRNAIRRLTEIANTLSRDSGLISRSSLYYASNPQDIGLIRHEYDLLKRKGFDVQYWNRDDVKAKFPFSKEAAIYTRGDAEVNPYRLGHHLLQDAGDQGLRIYENSEVKETRYTHNDVTVMTDQGSVSAKHVIWATGYSTQEWKPDYQVDLLNTYAIMTEPVHDLSSWYERALIWETDRPYLYFRTTPDRRIMAGGLDEPLPPSGKPEEYAEPRSQRLLNEIHKLFPTMTDVKMACSWAGVFASTKDGIPLIGRHPQYPHSYFIEVYGGNGMVYSMIAADLLAETIAGREPEELKWFSLRRPIDLNFT from the coding sequence ATGTTACTGACCGGCGGAACAACGCCCTGGAAATATTTAAACACCGAACCGGTAAAAAAATATCCCGTGCTCTCGGACCGGCTTAGCTGCGACGTGCTGGTCGTCGGAGGCGGTATCAGCGGTGCCCTGATGGCCTATGTCCTGAGCGTGCAAGGCGTCGACGCCATTCTCCTGGAGAAAAGTCGAGTATGCGAGGGCAGCACTTCCGCCAATACGGGACTGCTGCAAATCTCCAACGACTGTCCCCTTTCGAATTTGATTCAACATTTTGGCGAGGACCGGGGTACCGCCTTCTACATGATGTGCAGAAATGCCATACGTCGGCTCACTGAAATCGCGAATACGTTGTCAAGGGATTCCGGGTTGATCTCTCGAAGCAGCCTCTACTATGCCAGCAACCCTCAAGATATCGGCTTGATTCGTCATGAGTATGACCTCCTCAAACGCAAGGGCTTCGACGTGCAGTACTGGAACCGCGATGATGTGAAGGCTAAATTTCCGTTCTCAAAGGAAGCCGCCATCTATACCCGCGGCGATGCCGAAGTCAATCCCTACCGTCTCGGACATCATCTTCTTCAGGATGCCGGCGATCAGGGGCTGCGAATTTATGAAAACAGCGAAGTGAAAGAAACCAGGTATACACACAACGATGTCACCGTCATGACGGATCAGGGAAGCGTTTCAGCCAAACACGTGATCTGGGCTACCGGGTACAGCACCCAAGAATGGAAGCCGGATTATCAAGTGGATCTCCTCAATACCTATGCCATTATGACCGAGCCTGTTCACGATCTGTCTTCGTGGTATGAGCGGGCTCTCATATGGGAGACCGACCGTCCATATCTCTATTTCCGGACAACGCCGGACCGGCGGATCATGGCCGGTGGACTGGATGAGCCGCTGCCTCCTTCAGGCAAACCGGAGGAATACGCCGAGCCAAGAAGCCAGAGACTGCTGAATGAAATTCATAAGCTGTTCCCTACGATGACGGACGTGAAAATGGCGTGCAGCTGGGCTGGCGTGTTTGCCTCCACCAAAGACGGCATCCCGCTGATCGGCAGACATCCGCAGTATCCGCACAGCTACTTCATCGAGGTTTATGGCGGAAACGGTATGGTTTACAGCATGATCGCCGCCGACCTCCTGGCCGAGACGATTGCCGGCAGAGAGCCCGAAGAACTGAAATGGTTCTCGCTGAGGCGTCCGATCGACCTGAACTTCACATAA
- a CDS encoding spore coat protein, giving the protein MATPNGSSFLPEEDLLSPILGELKRAVREYTTATTEATCPDVRQMFTNLTTDTLSLQGEFFNMMKQQNMYTAGTHALKYDVDKQHKQAQQSVQKTRETINQKTSSMGAYAHNPNVEPHATNVSPASYM; this is encoded by the coding sequence ATGGCAACCCCTAACGGATCTTCATTCCTGCCCGAAGAGGATTTGCTCAGCCCGATACTGGGAGAGCTGAAACGGGCCGTTCGAGAATATACGACAGCCACGACGGAAGCCACTTGCCCTGACGTGCGTCAAATGTTTACCAATTTGACCACGGATACGCTGAGTCTGCAAGGCGAATTCTTTAATATGATGAAGCAGCAGAACATGTACACCGCAGGCACGCATGCGCTGAAATACGACGTGGACAAGCAGCATAAACAAGCGCAGCAGTCCGTACAAAAAACTCGGGAAACGATAAATCAAAAAACTTCAAGCATGGGCGCGTATGCGCACAATCCGAACGTTGAGCCCCATGCAACCAATGTATCCCCTGCTTCTTATATGTAA
- a CDS encoding Lrp/AsnC family transcriptional regulator, translating to MEELSELKLKVLDLLKEDARRSPALLSTLLGVEEEEVKTSIAELERDHVIVKYATVVNWGKVEDEKVTALIEVQITPERGRGFEGIAERIYLFPQVKSVYLMSGAYDLLVEVEGGNLREVANFVSEKLSPIDSVLSTKTNFILKKYKQDGIIFEERQEDNRLLISP from the coding sequence ATGGAAGAGCTAAGCGAATTGAAACTGAAGGTGCTTGACCTGCTGAAAGAGGACGCGAGAAGATCGCCGGCTCTACTCTCTACTCTACTCGGTGTAGAAGAGGAAGAAGTAAAGACCTCCATTGCGGAGCTTGAACGAGATCACGTCATTGTCAAGTACGCCACCGTTGTCAATTGGGGCAAGGTGGAGGACGAGAAGGTTACGGCGCTGATCGAGGTTCAGATAACGCCTGAGCGCGGAAGAGGCTTTGAAGGAATCGCGGAACGGATTTATTTGTTCCCGCAGGTGAAGTCGGTTTATTTGATGTCAGGCGCCTACGACCTGCTGGTCGAAGTGGAAGGCGGTAACCTGCGTGAGGTGGCCAATTTTGTTTCCGAGAAACTGTCGCCTATTGATTCTGTATTATCGACCAAAACGAATTTCATTTTGAAAAAATATAAACAAGACGGGATTATTTTTGAAGAACGTCAAGAAGACAATCGTCTCCTGATCTCGCCGTAA
- a CDS encoding aminotransferase class I/II-fold pyridoxal phosphate-dependent enzyme — protein MILNEQQLAENNRKSMSSYLAPRVRDIQPSGIRKFFDLVSGNKDIITLGVGEPDFVTPWHVREACVYSLERGFTGYTSNAGMPELREAIAEYLNDSFHVTYNPANEIIVTVGGSEAIDLALRALIVPGDEILIPEPCYISYSPIASIGGGVPVGIETTAEHHFKLTAEALEAQITPKSKILILCYPSNPTGAIMTYEDWLPIAEVVEKHDLIVISDEIYAELTYEGKHVSFASMPGMMDRTILVSGFSKAFAMTGWRMGYVCAHTDLIAAMLKIHQYTVMCAPAMGQVAALEALRNGMGEKDRMVESYNQRRRLVVQGLREIGLDCHEPQGAFYAFPSIKGTGLGSEEFAQRLLTEAKVAAVPGTAFGLGGEGFIRCSYATSIAQLNEALERMGNFVEKIK, from the coding sequence ATGATTTTGAACGAACAGCAGCTTGCAGAAAATAACAGGAAATCGATGAGCTCCTATTTGGCGCCTAGAGTCAGGGATATTCAACCCTCCGGAATCCGGAAATTTTTCGATCTCGTCAGCGGAAACAAGGATATTATCACGCTAGGCGTCGGGGAGCCTGATTTCGTTACGCCGTGGCATGTACGAGAAGCGTGCGTATATTCATTGGAACGCGGGTTTACGGGCTATACGTCCAATGCCGGCATGCCGGAGCTGAGGGAAGCGATCGCGGAATATTTGAACGACAGCTTCCATGTGACCTATAATCCTGCGAATGAAATCATCGTAACCGTGGGCGGCAGTGAAGCGATTGATCTGGCGCTGCGGGCCTTGATTGTTCCCGGAGATGAAATTCTGATTCCGGAACCGTGTTACATTTCGTACTCGCCGATCGCTTCAATCGGCGGCGGCGTGCCCGTCGGCATCGAAACGACGGCGGAGCATCATTTCAAACTGACGGCCGAGGCGCTGGAAGCGCAAATCACGCCCAAATCAAAGATTCTGATTCTCTGCTATCCGAGCAATCCGACAGGGGCGATCATGACCTACGAGGATTGGCTTCCGATTGCGGAAGTGGTGGAAAAGCACGATCTGATTGTGATTTCCGATGAAATTTATGCCGAGCTCACGTATGAAGGCAAGCATGTCAGCTTTGCCTCGATGCCCGGCATGATGGACCGCACCATACTGGTGAGCGGCTTTTCGAAGGCGTTTGCTATGACCGGCTGGCGTATGGGATATGTGTGCGCCCATACGGATCTCATTGCCGCCATGCTGAAAATTCATCAGTATACGGTCATGTGTGCACCGGCCATGGGGCAAGTCGCAGCGCTTGAAGCATTGCGTAACGGCATGGGGGAGAAGGACCGAATGGTTGAATCCTATAACCAACGGCGCAGACTCGTTGTGCAGGGGCTGCGGGAGATCGGTCTGGATTGCCACGAACCCCAGGGAGCGTTTTACGCCTTCCCAAGCATCAAGGGAACGGGACTCGGCTCGGAAGAATTCGCTCAGCGATTGCTGACCGAAGCCAAAGTGGCCGCAGTGCCGGGCACTGCCTTCGGGCTTGGCGGGGAAGGTTTCATTCGCTGTTCTTATGCTACATCCATTGCTCAACTGAATGAGGCATTGGAGCGAATGGGCAATTTTGTTGAAAAAATAAAGTAG
- a CDS encoding aspartyl-phosphate phosphatase Spo0E family protein — MFCDYELSNYRGDYTAEDNNHGKWSIKSAKSTPQEITLEDEIHMLRRKMEQIFLEEQSFTSEIVIEISSLLDLKINEYMKAHPKKKL, encoded by the coding sequence GTGTTTTGTGATTATGAATTGTCAAACTACCGTGGTGATTATACGGCTGAAGACAATAATCACGGTAAATGGTCAATTAAATCAGCCAAATCCACTCCTCAGGAAATTACCTTGGAAGACGAAATTCACATGCTCCGCCGGAAGATGGAGCAAATATTTCTGGAAGAGCAGTCCTTCACGTCGGAAATTGTGATCGAGATCAGCAGTTTGCTGGATCTGAAGATCAACGAATATATGAAGGCCCATCCCAAAAAGAAACTCTAA
- a CDS encoding cob(I)yrinic acid a,c-diamide adenosyltransferase: protein MKVYTRTGDAGETSIIGGRVPKDDPRIEAYGTIDELNSFVGQAVCLAKEADFEELYLQLVQIQHELFDCGSDLAYARPREDKLKVGAELVDRLEAWLDAFEEKNPPLERFILPGGSALSSSLHVCRTVCRRAERLTVTLQRTTEINPEVRRYLNRLSDYFFVAARAANVHAGIPDVEYERSGKVFR, encoded by the coding sequence ATGAAGGTATATACAAGAACGGGAGATGCGGGGGAGACTTCGATTATTGGCGGTCGCGTGCCCAAGGATGATCCGCGCATCGAAGCGTACGGCACGATCGATGAATTGAACAGCTTTGTCGGTCAGGCCGTGTGCTTGGCCAAGGAAGCCGATTTTGAGGAGCTGTATCTTCAGCTCGTTCAAATCCAGCATGAACTGTTCGATTGCGGCTCGGATCTGGCTTATGCGAGGCCTCGGGAGGATAAACTCAAGGTCGGTGCCGAGCTTGTGGATCGTCTGGAGGCGTGGCTGGATGCATTCGAAGAGAAGAACCCTCCGCTTGAGCGCTTTATTCTGCCGGGCGGAAGCGCCTTGTCTTCTTCGTTGCATGTATGCCGGACCGTATGCCGCCGCGCAGAAAGGTTGACCGTTACGCTGCAGCGAACCACCGAGATCAATCCGGAGGTCCGCCGGTACTTGAACCGGTTGTCCGATTATTTCTTTGTTGCCGCACGGGCAGCCAATGTGCATGCCGGGATACCTGATGTTGAATATGAGCGAAGCGGAAAGGTGTTCCGGTAA
- a CDS encoding RluA family pseudouridine synthase yields MSLYYPPIRYVVPSHEDGMLLKTILQKRMGVSRKLLSRLKLTEQGIMLNGTRVYISVKVQAGDLVEIRMEQERSNDMLPQPMELHILYEDEHLLVLNKPAGVIVHPTHGHYTDTLANGVVHYWQEKGWNYRFRAVHRLDQETSGVLVIAKNAYIHQHVSEQMIAGTVDKRYVAFVHGRPSSQTGDIDGPIDRDPLEPHRRIVTPEGYPSLTRYRVCETYPSASLVELKLETGRTHQIRVHMLSIGCPLIGDQMYRHPVYSDQELLSNAPERDEDSHGAVGSLDPLAATIMRLDGYMDRQALHAASLTLMHPIEGKTMVFTAPLPEDMKSLRLALAQEAVTSLCNTTTLEGEPIE; encoded by the coding sequence ATGAGTCTGTACTATCCGCCAATCCGCTATGTCGTGCCTTCACACGAAGACGGCATGCTGCTTAAGACCATTTTGCAAAAAAGAATGGGGGTATCCCGCAAGCTGCTCTCCCGCCTCAAATTGACGGAGCAGGGCATTATGCTGAACGGGACCCGCGTATATATTAGCGTTAAAGTGCAAGCGGGCGATTTGGTCGAAATTCGGATGGAGCAGGAACGTTCCAACGATATGCTGCCCCAGCCCATGGAACTTCATATTCTGTACGAGGATGAGCATCTGCTTGTCTTGAACAAGCCGGCAGGGGTCATCGTGCATCCCACGCATGGGCATTACACCGACACGCTGGCCAACGGCGTCGTTCATTATTGGCAGGAGAAGGGCTGGAATTACCGGTTCAGAGCGGTTCACCGGCTCGATCAGGAGACTTCCGGCGTACTGGTAATCGCGAAGAATGCGTATATTCATCAGCATGTTTCCGAACAAATGATTGCCGGCACCGTCGATAAGAGGTATGTCGCTTTTGTGCATGGAAGACCTTCTTCGCAGACAGGCGATATTGACGGTCCGATTGATCGGGATCCGTTGGAGCCCCACCGGCGCATCGTAACCCCGGAAGGATATCCTTCGCTTACGCGGTATAGGGTATGCGAAACATACCCCTCCGCATCCTTGGTTGAATTGAAGCTCGAAACAGGCCGGACGCATCAAATTCGGGTGCATATGCTAAGCATCGGTTGTCCATTGATCGGAGATCAGATGTACAGGCATCCCGTATACAGCGATCAGGAATTGTTATCGAATGCGCCGGAGAGGGATGAGGATTCCCATGGGGCCGTCGGGTCATTGGATCCGTTAGCCGCAACGATCATGAGGCTGGACGGCTATATGGACAGGCAGGCGCTGCATGCGGCAAGCCTGACGCTGATGCATCCGATAGAGGGGAAGACGATGGTATTCACGGCCCCGCTACCTGAGGACATGAAATCATTGAGATTAGCGCTCGCGCAAGAAGCTGTCACTTCATTATGTAACACTACAACATTAGAGGGAGAACCTATTGAATGA
- a CDS encoding arsenate reductase family protein gives MSKLKVYQYPKCGTCRNAVKWLQNEGHELELQHIFEQPPKKDELADLIAKSGLELKKFFNTSGEVYKEMNLKDKLPGLSDEEKIELLSSNGRLIKRPIVTDGSKVTVGFKAEQYQEAWQK, from the coding sequence ATGAGCAAACTGAAAGTATATCAATATCCGAAATGCGGGACTTGCCGCAACGCCGTGAAATGGCTGCAGAACGAAGGACATGAGCTGGAGCTTCAACATATTTTCGAACAACCGCCAAAGAAGGACGAGTTAGCCGACCTGATCGCCAAGAGCGGACTGGAGCTAAAGAAATTTTTCAATACGAGCGGCGAGGTATACAAGGAAATGAACCTGAAAGACAAGCTGCCCGGCCTTTCCGATGAGGAGAAGATCGAACTGTTGTCTTCCAACGGAAGATTGATCAAGCGTCCGATCGTGACCGACGGCAGCAAAGTAACCGTCGGCTTCAAAGCGGAGCAATATCAGGAGGCATGGCAGAAGTAA
- a CDS encoding 5'-3' exonuclease has translation MTVIPNTQPSLMLVDGMALLFRAYYATASSGYIRRTKAGVPTNAIYGFLRYMWDAIDKFQPTHVACCWDMGSKTFRTEQFASYKGNRPEAPDDLVPQFSLVRDVTECLGIPNLGVVGYEADDCIGTLARRFGDSMNVMILSGDHDLLQLVNDSTSVIIMKKGHGNYMHYTPETLYAEKGLSPRQVIDVKGLMGDTSDNYPGVRGIGEKTAVKLIQEYESVEGILANLDSLTKGVRTKIEADLEMLHLSRALAEIHCEVPMECELDLCRLSVDHERALTKLEELEMKSLGHLFGVAVVS, from the coding sequence ATGACCGTGATACCCAATACACAACCATCCTTAATGCTCGTCGACGGGATGGCTTTATTATTTCGTGCTTATTATGCAACCGCGTCCAGCGGTTATATCCGTCGTACCAAAGCGGGTGTGCCGACCAACGCGATTTACGGTTTCCTGCGGTATATGTGGGATGCCATCGATAAATTTCAGCCTACCCATGTGGCTTGCTGCTGGGATATGGGCTCAAAAACATTCCGTACGGAGCAATTCGCCTCGTATAAAGGCAATCGTCCGGAAGCGCCGGATGACTTGGTTCCGCAGTTCTCGCTGGTTCGCGACGTGACGGAATGCCTCGGGATCCCGAATCTGGGCGTTGTGGGTTATGAGGCCGATGACTGCATCGGTACGCTTGCCAGACGGTTCGGAGATAGCATGAACGTCATGATCCTGTCGGGCGACCACGATTTGCTTCAGCTCGTGAACGATTCGACTTCGGTCATCATTATGAAAAAGGGGCATGGCAATTATATGCACTATACACCGGAGACGCTTTATGCCGAAAAGGGTCTTTCTCCAAGACAGGTGATCGATGTAAAAGGCCTGATGGGAGATACGAGCGACAATTATCCGGGCGTACGCGGGATCGGCGAGAAGACGGCTGTCAAGCTGATCCAGGAATATGAATCCGTGGAAGGCATCCTTGCCAATCTGGATTCATTGACCAAAGGGGTTCGCACCAAGATCGAAGCGGATTTGGAGATGCTGCATCTGTCCCGGGCCCTGGCCGAAATTCATTGCGAGGTTCCAATGGAATGCGAGCTCGATTTGTGCCGCCTGAGCGTGGATCACGAACGTGCGTTAACCAAGCTGGAGGAGCTGGAAATGAAGAGTCTTGGCCATCTTTTTGGGGTGGCGGTGGTTTCCTAG
- a CDS encoding ROK family protein: MSLLGAIEAGGTKFVCGVGTEDGTVVERVSFPTTTPEETMANVFNFFADKDIEAIGVGSFGPIDPVKGSPTYGCITTTPKPHWSNYNIVKALEERFDVPIGFDTDVNGAALGEYTWGAAQGLDSCLYITIGTGVGAGAVVSGELIHGLSHPEMGHIYVRRHPEDKYEGTCPYHADCLEGLAAGPSLGKRWGVPGVELTPDHPAWEMEAYYLAQALMNYVLILSPQRIVMGGGVMKQEQLFPLIRTKLQELLAGYVQHPSLHDGIDQFIVPPMLGDNAGLCGALALAKLAVDEAKSIQA; this comes from the coding sequence ATGAGTTTACTTGGAGCAATTGAAGCAGGAGGAACCAAGTTCGTTTGCGGCGTGGGTACGGAGGATGGAACGGTTGTGGAGCGAGTGAGCTTTCCGACGACAACCCCTGAAGAAACCATGGCAAACGTCTTTAACTTTTTTGCGGATAAGGATATAGAGGCGATCGGAGTCGGTTCGTTCGGACCGATTGACCCGGTGAAAGGCAGCCCGACCTACGGCTGCATTACAACGACGCCGAAGCCGCATTGGAGCAATTACAATATCGTCAAAGCATTGGAAGAGCGTTTTGACGTTCCGATCGGATTTGATACGGATGTAAACGGAGCTGCTCTTGGAGAATATACGTGGGGGGCGGCCCAGGGACTGGACAGCTGTCTTTATATCACCATCGGAACGGGAGTGGGAGCAGGCGCCGTGGTATCCGGCGAACTGATTCACGGCCTGTCCCATCCGGAGATGGGGCATATTTACGTCCGCCGTCATCCGGAAGACAAATATGAGGGGACCTGTCCTTATCATGCAGACTGTTTGGAGGGGCTTGCTGCGGGACCGTCTCTTGGCAAACGCTGGGGTGTTCCCGGCGTGGAATTGACGCCGGATCATCCGGCTTGGGAGATGGAAGCTTATTATCTCGCTCAAGCGCTGATGAATTATGTCCTCATCTTGTCCCCTCAGCGGATCGTGATGGGTGGAGGCGTGATGAAGCAGGAGCAGCTGTTCCCGCTGATCCGCACGAAGCTTCAAGAGCTGCTGGCAGGATATGTTCAGCATCCAAGCCTTCATGACGGGATCGATCAATTCATCGTTCCGCCGATGCTCGGCGATAATGCGGGTCTCTGCGGCGCATTGGCATTGGCCAAGCTGGCAGTGGATGAAGCCAAAAGCATTCAAGCTTAG
- a CDS encoding HRDC domain-containing protein, which produces MQIVFMNRMSGADESGHLRSAQVWIGEEEGGWRLGWRNMEPDGEVSDDEWYEGNSWNELLCVYRHQLAKKLGEGFRPLIEGVFHEPAETGSKNLGTQKLQCYSELYGSEELYTELCAWRRRKAASGRKAPYFIASNRVLRMISAFVPQSEEELLQLPGIGVSKASEHGVEWLEITTKTERTTTFPLDWVYTQLPEEEFLSWLYKQKEQRYQQELERFRTRRAMLIGIAEGASLTELEARTSLSRRDLVEELEGLEKEGYDTEQLLQVELNTMTAAEQENVWKAFEELGDTFLKPVLQRVYGQGQAENAEAEELGGTERLYERLRLIRIRFRRDQPGKANAG; this is translated from the coding sequence ATGCAAATTGTGTTCATGAATCGGATGAGCGGAGCGGATGAGTCAGGTCATCTCCGTTCGGCCCAAGTATGGATCGGCGAGGAAGAAGGAGGATGGCGACTCGGCTGGCGGAATATGGAACCGGACGGTGAAGTTTCCGATGACGAATGGTATGAAGGCAACTCATGGAATGAGCTGCTATGCGTGTATCGGCACCAGCTTGCGAAGAAGCTCGGAGAAGGCTTCCGCCCGCTAATCGAAGGGGTATTCCATGAACCTGCGGAGACCGGGAGCAAGAATCTCGGCACTCAGAAGCTGCAGTGTTACAGCGAGCTGTACGGATCGGAGGAGCTGTACACGGAGCTGTGCGCCTGGCGCAGGAGAAAGGCAGCATCCGGAAGAAAAGCGCCCTATTTCATTGCCAGCAACCGGGTGCTGCGCATGATCAGCGCTTTTGTTCCCCAGAGTGAGGAAGAGCTGCTGCAGCTTCCGGGAATCGGGGTTAGCAAGGCTTCGGAGCACGGGGTGGAATGGCTGGAGATTACGACGAAAACCGAGCGAACCACCACGTTTCCACTGGATTGGGTGTATACGCAGCTGCCGGAAGAGGAGTTCTTGTCCTGGCTGTATAAACAGAAGGAACAGAGATATCAGCAGGAGCTTGAACGCTTCCGAACCCGCCGTGCGATGCTGATTGGCATAGCCGAGGGCGCTTCGCTGACCGAGCTTGAAGCGCGTACCTCGCTGTCGCGCCGGGATTTGGTCGAGGAATTGGAAGGGCTTGAGAAGGAAGGCTATGATACGGAGCAGCTGCTCCAGGTCGAATTGAACACGATGACGGCTGCGGAGCAGGAAAACGTATGGAAGGCGTTTGAAGAGTTGGGCGATACGTTTCTTAAACCTGTGTTACAGCGGGTATACGGACAGGGACAAGCGGAGAACGCAGAAGCAGAAGAGCTGGGCGGAACGGAGAGGCTGTATGAGCGGCTTCGTCTCATACGGATCCGCTTTCGGCGCGATCAGCCCGGCAAAGCGAATGCCGGTTAA
- the corA gene encoding magnesium/cobalt transporter CorA, giving the protein MKIRLVDSGVFTPVDDIEMTLTAPASGFYWLDADVDDLAELQPLFSLHDLAVEDCLSEEEQRPKIEIYENHYFIVVNSIRFDDEEIFLRALNVFLGRHFIITVTKQKIHELRTVKPLLWEDEVSTPDRFLYLLIDLVTDNYFSVGDRIEARIEKLEEDILMHTKKSHLSEIIGLRSEILWLKKVLGPQKEVINTLNKKDLRLIDDQLQKYFSDIYENAVKISETFETYRDLMGNLREAYQSSIANRANEIMRVFTAITTIFIPLTLITGIYGMNFEYMPELHWRYSYYVVIGIMVFAGALMFYLFRKKDWI; this is encoded by the coding sequence ATGAAAATCCGGTTGGTCGATTCGGGCGTATTTACCCCTGTTGATGACATCGAAATGACGCTGACAGCTCCGGCCAGCGGCTTCTACTGGCTGGATGCGGACGTGGATGATTTAGCCGAACTGCAGCCCCTCTTCTCCCTGCATGATCTTGCCGTTGAGGATTGCCTCAGCGAAGAGGAGCAGCGTCCCAAAATTGAAATATACGAGAACCACTATTTTATCGTCGTGAACAGCATCCGGTTTGACGACGAAGAGATTTTCCTTCGGGCATTGAATGTTTTCCTGGGCAGGCATTTTATTATTACGGTAACCAAGCAAAAGATCCATGAGCTTCGCACCGTCAAACCGCTTCTCTGGGAGGATGAAGTCAGCACGCCTGACCGCTTCCTCTATCTCCTGATCGACCTCGTCACGGACAACTACTTCTCCGTAGGGGACAGAATTGAAGCGCGGATTGAAAAGCTGGAGGAAGACATTCTGATGCATACCAAAAAATCCCATCTCAGCGAGATCATCGGTCTGCGAAGCGAGATTCTTTGGTTGAAGAAGGTGCTTGGACCTCAGAAGGAAGTTATCAATACGCTCAACAAAAAAGATCTTCGGCTGATCGATGACCAGCTGCAGAAATACTTCAGCGATATCTATGAAAATGCCGTTAAAATTTCCGAAACGTTCGAGACCTATCGGGATCTCATGGGGAACCTTCGGGAAGCTTACCAATCCAGTATCGCCAATCGGGCCAATGAAATCATGCGCGTGTTTACCGCTATTACAACGATCTTTATTCCATTGACGCTGATTACGGGCATCTACGGCATGAACTTTGAGTATATGCCGGAACTTCATTGGAGATATTCCTATTATGTGGTTATCGGCATCATGGTTTTTGCCGGCGCGCTCATGTTTTACCTGTTCCGTAAAAAAGATTGGATATGA
- the metA gene encoding homoserine O-acetyltransferase MetA, whose protein sequence is MPIKIPDALPAKEVLAGENIFVMDESHAFHQDIRPLRIAILNLMPTKETTETQLLRLIGNSPLQVDVVLLHPSSHVSKNTSAEHLKSFYKTFEEVKNRRFDGMIITGAPVEQLEFEEVNYWDELTEIFEWTKTHVTSTLHICWASQAGLYYHYGVPKYSLEEKCFGVFPHTINEACTKLLRGFDEMFFVPHSRHTEVRREDITGVDDLVILSESEEAGIYLVSSRDGKQIFATGHSEYDADSLKWEYDRDVAKGMDIALPRNYYPNDDPTRTPPSIWRAHANLLFTNWLNYYVYQETPYDIGPQI, encoded by the coding sequence ATGCCAATTAAAATTCCGGATGCCCTGCCGGCAAAGGAAGTTCTGGCTGGAGAAAACATTTTTGTCATGGATGAGAGTCACGCGTTTCATCAGGATATCCGCCCGCTGCGGATTGCGATCCTGAATTTGATGCCAACCAAGGAAACGACGGAGACCCAGCTGCTGCGATTGATCGGCAACTCCCCGCTCCAGGTGGATGTCGTCCTTCTTCACCCGAGTTCCCACGTATCGAAGAATACGTCGGCCGAGCATTTGAAATCATTTTACAAAACCTTTGAAGAAGTGAAGAACCGTCGTTTTGACGGCATGATCATTACAGGAGCTCCGGTCGAGCAGCTGGAGTTCGAAGAAGTGAATTACTGGGATGAGCTTACTGAAATTTTTGAATGGACCAAGACCCATGTAACCTCCACGCTCCATATCTGCTGGGCGTCGCAAGCCGGGCTTTATTATCATTACGGCGTGCCGAAATACAGCCTCGAGGAAAAGTGCTTTGGCGTATTTCCGCATACGATCAATGAAGCGTGTACCAAGCTGCTCCGCGGATTTGACGAAATGTTCTTTGTTCCGCATTCCCGTCATACGGAAGTTCGGCGCGAAGACATAACAGGCGTGGATGATTTGGTCATCCTGTCCGAGTCCGAGGAAGCAGGGATTTATTTGGTATCCAGCCGGGACGGCAAGCAGATTTTTGCCACAGGGCATTCCGAGTATGATGCGGACTCCCTGAAATGGGAGTATGACCGGGACGTTGCCAAAGGCATGGACATCGCGCTGCCGCGCAACTATTACCCGAACGACGATCCAACAAGAACGCCTCCGTCCATATGGCGCGCGCATGCAAACTTATTATTCACTAATTGGCTCAATTACTATGTATATCAGGAAACGCCATATGATATCGGTCCGCAAATTTAA